The genomic stretch TAGGGCACGCGGGCGATAGCCAGCCCGCCCATCACGACGGCAGAAGTGGGCGTGAGGAGGTTAACGATGCCGGAGGCCGACTGGTAAGCCGTCACCACCAGGTCGCGGTTGACGTTAGCGAAATCGGCAAGCGGCGCCATGATCGGCATCGTCAGAACGGCCAGGCCGGATGAAGAAGGCACAAGAAACGACAGCACGACCTCCAGCCAGTACATCACGTTGATAAACGCTACCGTGGACAACCCGCTGACCAGCCCTTCCGCGCTGTGCAAAATGGTGTGGGTAATCATCCCCTTATCCATGATGACTACGATACCGCGCGCGATGCCGATAATCAGCGCGACGCCCAGCAAATCTCGCGCGCCGTTGATAAACGTCGACGTCAGCTCCTCTTCGCTCATGCGGGCAATCAGGCCGACGATAATCGCGCTGGCGAGAAACACCGCGGAGATCTCCGCCATCCACCAGCCCAGCACCGCCACGCCGTAGATCATCACCGCGAAGGCGAGGGCAAAAATCACCAGGATGATTTTGCGCACCGGGGTGAATTCCAGCGACTGTTCGCCCTTGTCGCCGAGGAAATGGGCGCGGTTCTCTTCCTGTTTGTCTGCGACGATCGACAGCGACGGATCCTGGCGCACCTTACGGGCGTAGCGCATCACCCACGCCACGCAGATGACCCAGCCGATGACCAGCAGCGCCACGCGCAGGGCGATGCCGTTAGTGAAAGGGATCCCGGCAGCGTTGGCGGCGATCACCGTGGCAAACGGGTTAATGGTAGAGCCGAGCGTGCCGATCCCCGCCCCGAGCAGCACGGTAGAGGCGGCGACAACCGGATCGAACCGGGCGGCCAGCATCACCGGCACCAGCAGGGTGTAGAACGGCAGCGACTCTTCGGCCATGCCGTAAATCGTGCCGCCCGCGGCAAACAGCGCCATCAGGATCGGGATCATCCACTCCTCGCGCCCGCGCAGCCGGGTGGTAACGCGCTCGATCCCGGCGTCAATCGCCCCGGTTTTGGTGACGATCCCGAGAAAACCGCCGATGATCAGGATAAACAGCGCGACGTCGATCGCCCCGGCCTGGCCGGAGACCGGATCGTACAGCCCGGCGATGGGCGCCATCAGGACGGAAACCAGCCCCTGCGGATGTGCCGCCACGTGCGCGTACGTTCCGGCAATCGGGACTTCTTTACCGAGGGTTTCGTTCATCGCCATCTGGTACTGACCGGCGGGGACGACCCAGCTCAGCGCCGCCACAACGGCAATCAGGAAAAAGAGAATGGTGTAAGCGGAGGGAAACTTAAACTTGCCCATGATGTTCTCCTTAAACCCGGCGCACCCCGCGGCGCGCCGGGCGGTGATTAGTCGCCGAGTGTCGCCACCATGACCGCTTTAATGGTGTGCATGCGGTTCTCTGCTTCGTCGAAAACGATGGAGTTCGGTGATTCGAAGACCTCTTCCGTCACCTCCAGCCCCTTCAGGCCGTACGCCATCTCTATCTCGCGGCCCACTTTGGTGTGCTCGTTGTGGAACGCCGGCAGGCAGTGCATGAACTTGACGTTCGGGTTGCCGGTGGCCTTCATGACGTCTGCATTAATCTGATACGGCTTCATCAGGCTGACGCGCTCGGCCCAGGCTTCCTTCGGCTCGCCCATGGAGACCCACACGTCGGTGTAGAGGAAATCGGTCCCCTGCACGCCTTCTTCCACGTCGTCGGTGAGCGTGATACGCGCGCCCGTCTCTTTGGCGATGGCGCGGCACTGTTCAACCAGCCCGGCTTCCGGCCAGAAGGATTTCGGCGCGACGAGGCGGATATCCATCCCCATCTTGGCCGCGCCGACCATCAGCGAGTTGCCCATGTTGTTGCGCGCGTCGCCGAGATAGGCAAAGCTCAGCTCCGGCAGGGTTTTGCCCGGCGCGTGCTCCAGCATGGTCATCAGGTCGGCGAGGATTTGCGTGGGGTGGAACTCGTCGGTCAGGCCGTTCCACACCGGCACGCCCGCGTACTCGCCCAGCTCTTCGACGATGGCCTGGCCGTAGCCGCGGTATTCGATGCCGTCATACATGCGGCCCAGCACGCGGGCGGTGTCCTTCATCGACTCTTTATGGCCGATCTGCGAGCCGCTTGGGCCGAGGTAGGTGACCTGCGCGCCTTGGTCGAACGCGCCCACTTCAAAGGCGCAGCGGGTGCGGGTGGAGGTTTTTTCAAAAATCAGGGCGATGTTTTTCCCGACCAGGGTTTGCTTTTCGCGCCCGGCTTTTTTAGCCGCCTTCAGCTCGATGGCGAGGTCGATCAGGTACTGGATCTCCGCCGGGGTGTAGTCCAGCAGTTTCAGGAAGTTGCGGTTTTTCAGGTTGATGGTCATGGGTAAATCCTTTTTAAATTTGAATTAGTTACGAATCAACGTGCCTTTCTCGCCCGCGAGGATCTCCGCGCCGTCGGCCAGCGCGCCGATCCCGGCCATGCCGTTGCAGGCTTCAACAAACTCGCGGCAGGCGGCCACTTTCGGCCCCATCGAGCCGGCGTCGAACTGCATGCCTCTGAGCAGCTCCGGCGTCACCTGCGCCAGCGGGCGCTGGGTCGATTTGCCCCAGTCGAGATACACCGCGTCGGCATCGGTCAGGATCAGCAGGGCGTCGGCCTCTATCTGGCGCGCCAGCAGGGCGGCGGAGAGGTCTTTGTCGATCACCGCCTCAATGCCGCGATAGCCATTGGCATTCTCAACCACCGGCACGCCGCCGCCGCCGTTGCAGATCACCAGGTGGTCGCGCTGGATCAGCGCCGTGATGGCGTCGCTCTCGACGATGCGCTTCGGCTGCGGTGACGGCACCACGCGGCGGAAGTAGCTGCCGTCGGCCTTAAACACCCAGCCTTTTTCCGCGGCCAGCGCTTTTGCCTGGGCTTCGCTGTAGACCGGGCCGATGTATTTGGTGGGGTTGCTGAAGGCCGGGTCGGCGACGTCCACTTCTACCTGCGTGAGCAGGACGCTCACCTCGCGCTGCGGAAGATTGTTTTTCAGCGCCTGCTGGAGCATGTAGCCGATCATTCCCTGGCTTTCGGCACCGAGAACGTCCAGCGGGTAGGGCGTGACTTTGTCATAGGCGCTGTTCTGCAGCGCCAGCAGCCCGACCTGCGGCCCGTTGCCGTGCACCAGCACCACACGCCACTGTTCTGTTAATCCGGCGATGGTGCGCGCGGCCTGCTCGATGTTCTGGCGCTGGATCTCCGCTTCCAGTGGCTCGCCGCGCTTGAGCAGCGCGTTGCCGCCGAGGGCCACAACCAGAGTGGGTTTTCGTTCCATGATGGCTCCTTTAAATTCCGTCGCGTTCCAGCGGGCAGCTCATGCAGCGCGCGCCGCCGCGCCCGCGTCCGAGTTCGTCGCCAGGAATGGGCAGCACGGTGATGCCTGCTTTGTCGTACTTCTCGTTGGTCCAGACGTTGCGCTCGTAGCCAATCACCACGCCGGGGCGGATGGTCAGCACGTTGTTGGCGTCGTTCCACTGCTCGCGTTCGGCTTCAAAGGCGTCGCCGCCGGTGGTGATCAGGCGCACCTGGCTAATGCCGAGCGCTTTCTCGATAGCGTGCAGCAGGTCGGTCTCCTGGGTGCGAAGCAGGCCGCCGCGTCCGTCCGGGGTGAGCGTCCAGCACTGGGCGTCCTTGCGCACCACTTCCGGGTAGACGGAGAAAGTGTCCACGTCGATGTGGGTCATGACGGTGTCGAGGTGCATGCAGGAGCGGTGTTTTGGCAGCTCAACGGCGATCACGCGCTCGGCCTGACAGTGCTTAAACAGGCTGTTGGCGAGAAACTCCACGCCCTGCGGCGTCGTGCGCTCGGACATGCCGATCAGTACCGCGCCGCGGCCAATGACTAATACATCACCGCCTTCTAAGGTGGCGTGGTCGTAATTAATATTTTCGTCGCCGAAATACTTAATAAAATCGCCGTCGGCAAACGCCGGGTGCCAGCGATATATTGCCCTCAGGTTATTGGTTTCACGCTGACGGGCCGGTTTCGCCATTGGGTTAATAGAGACGCCGTTATAAATCCAGCACGAGGTATCGCGGGTAAATAAATGGTTTGGCAGCGGCTTCATAATAAAATCATTCGCCGTGTGGGTATCCACCACCATATTTTTAATGGCCGCCGGAATTTCGCCGTAGGTTAATCCGCCGCTTAACCTGCGCGCCAGTTCGCGGTGCGGCATATCCGCCAGCCAGCCGCGCACGTCGCCGGCAAAGGTGGGGCCGAGGCGGTAGTCAGAGATTTGGGTATCCAGAAGCCAGGCTTTCGCTTCTGCAATATCAAGGGTTTGTGTCAGAAGGTCGGTCAACAGCAGGACTTCCACACCCTGCTCGCGTAGCGTGTTGGCGAAGATGTCATGCTCCTCACCTGCCCGCTCAACCGAGAGCACGTCATCGAAAAGCAGCTCCTGACAGTTTGATGGCGTTAAACGTTTCAGACTTAAATTTGGGCGGTGCAGCATAACGCTACGCAATTGACCAATTTCAGAACCGACGTAATGCTTTTCCATAATTATTCCTTTAACTGTTTTTCAGAATAAAAAGGGCATGCGCCATGTGATGTGTTTAATTTCATGGCGGCTAAGCTCAATTGATTTCGTGATTCATACTAGGCAGTTAAATAATCCGTATTGTGATATTGCTCACGCGAAACTGGATATTAAACGGTTTGTTTTCATTTGCATGATTCGCATCAGATAATGATTAATTTCATATTATTGAGAGGTGAATAGCTAAGCAGGATCAGGTGGCATTATTTGAGGTTGTTATTATTTTGTAGATTTTAATCTTTTGAAATGTGTTGTTATGTGGTTGATTTTAAATGATAAATATTATACATAAGAATGGCTATGCAATTAACGTAATTAACTATTTTTGACTTAAGGAAAATCAATAAATAATTATGGTTTTTTAGAGCAATTTATCAAAACAGTAAAGTGTGAGACGGCAACGGGTTTTGTTAATTAGAGAGCATGATCAAGAGGTTAGAACAGTCGGATGATAAGCGCTGATCGAGGTTATGCATAACCTCTGCATAAATGCCTGGGCAGGATTAACAGTGGGTTAACACCTTTCCCGATAAACATGCGCTCGCGCAAACCTCCTCGAAAAAGGGCTGGTATGGCAGTCTTAACTCTCGTATAACTGATAAAAATGAAACGTTGTTTTACATAGAGGGATTTCACATGATTATCGGCAACATCCACCATCTGCAGTCCTGGCTGCCTGACGCGCTGCGTCAGGCCATTGAGCACGTTAAAGCCCACGTCACCGACGCCACGCCGCTCGGGAAACACGACATCAACGGCAACAGCCTGTTTTATCTGGTCTCGGAAGACATGACCCAGCCGTTCGCCGAGCGCCGCGCCGAGTACCACGCGCGCTATCTGGATATTCAGATCGTAATGAAGGGCCAGGAAGGGATGACCTTCAGCACCCTGCCGCACGGCACGCCGGACACCGACTGGCTGGCGGACAAAGACATCGCGTTCCTGCCTGAAGGCGAGCAGGAGAAAACCGTGGTGTTGAGCGAGGGGGATTTTGTGGTGTTCTGGCCGGGTGAAGTGCATAAGCCGCTGTGTGCGGTGGGGGCGCCGGCGCAGGTGCGTAAGGTTGTGGTGAAGATGCTGATCGGCTAAGCGGGTTTACTCCCTCTCCCTGTGGGAGAGGGCAGGGGTGAGGGCACCAGACCGCACCCACGCAATATGTGATCCAGCTTAAAATTCCCGCACTCCCTCTTCATCTCTCATTTACCTGCGCTTTTCCTGCGTCATAGTATGATCGTTAATTTAATGAACGCTGTTCTATAATGTAGAACAAAATGATTCAGCAAGGAGATCTCATGCCGCAGTCCGCGTTGTTCACGGGAATCATTCCCCCTGTCTCCACCATCTTTACCGCCGACGGCCAGCTCGATAAGCCGGGCACCGCCGCGCTGATCGACGATCTCATCAAGGCAGGCGTTGACGGCCTGTTCTTCCTGGGCAGCGGCGGCGAGTTCTCCCAGCTTAGCGCCGAAGAGCGCAAAACCATTGCCCGCTTTGCTATCGATCACGTCGATCGTCGCGTGCCGGTCCTGATCGGCACCGGCGGCACCAACGCCCGGGAAACCATTGAACTGAGCCAGCACGCGCAGCAGGCGGGCGCGGACGGTATCGTGGTGATTAACCCCTACTACTGGAAAGTGTCGGAAGCGAACCTGATCCGCTATTTCGAGCAGGTGGCCGACAGCGTCACGCTGCCGGTGATGCTCTATAACTTCCCGGCGTTGACCGGGCAGGACTTGACTCCGGCGCTGGTCAAAACCCTGGCCGACTCGCGCAGCAACATTATCGGCATCAAAGACACCATCGACTCCGTCGCCCACCTGCGCAGCATGATCCATACCGTCAAAGCCGCTCATCCGCACTTCACGGTGCTCTGCGGCTACGACGATCACCTCTTTAATACCCTGCTGCTCGGCGGCGACGGGGCGATCTCGGCGAGCGGGAACTTTGCCCCACAGGTGTCGGTGAATCTTCTGAAAGCCTGGCGGGATAAAGACGTGGCGAAAGCGGCTGAGTATCATCAGACCCTGCTGCAAATACCGCAGATGTATCAGCTGGATACGCCGTTTGTGAACGTCATTAAAGAGGCGATTGTGCTCTGCGGCCGCCCGATTTCCACGCACGTGCTGCCGCCCGCCTCACCGCTGGACGAGCCGCGCAAGGCGCAGCTGAAAACCCTGCTGCAACAGCTCAAGCTCTGCTGAGCCGGACGATAACCATGACCATCGAGAACATTTTCACCCCGCAGGACGACGCGTTTTATGCGGTGATCACCCACGCGGCGGGGCCGCAGGGCGCGCTGCCGCTGACCCCGCAGATGCTGATGGAATCTCCTAGCGGCAACCTGTTCGGCATGACGCAGAACGCCGGGATGGGCTGGGACGCCAACAAGCTGACCGGCAAAGAGGTGCTGATTATCGGCACCCAAGGCGGCATCCGCGCCGGAGACGGACGCCCGGTCGCGCTCGGCTACCACACCGGCCACTGGGAGATCGGCATGCAGATGCAGGCGGCGGCGAAGGAGATCACCCGCAACGGCGGGATCCCGTTTGCGGCCTTCGTCAGCGATCCGTGCGACGGGCGCTCGCAGGGGACGCACGGCATGTTCGACTCCCTGCCGTACCGCAACGACGCGGCGATCGTGTTTCGCCGCCTGATCCGCTCCCTGCCGACGCGTCGGGCGGTGATCGGCGTGGCAACCTGCGATAAAGGGCTGCCCGCCACCATGATTGCGCTGGCTTCCATGCACGACCTGCCGACCATTCTGGTGCCGGGCGGGGCGACGCTGCCGCCAACCGTGGGGGAAGACGCGGGCAAGGTGCAGACCATCGGCGCTCGCTTCGCCAACCATGAACTCTCCCTGCAGGAGGCCGC from Enterobacter dykesii encodes the following:
- the argF gene encoding ornithine carbamoyltransferase, giving the protein MTINLKNRNFLKLLDYTPAEIQYLIDLAIELKAAKKAGREKQTLVGKNIALIFEKTSTRTRCAFEVGAFDQGAQVTYLGPSGSQIGHKESMKDTARVLGRMYDGIEYRGYGQAIVEELGEYAGVPVWNGLTDEFHPTQILADLMTMLEHAPGKTLPELSFAYLGDARNNMGNSLMVGAAKMGMDIRLVAPKSFWPEAGLVEQCRAIAKETGARITLTDDVEEGVQGTDFLYTDVWVSMGEPKEAWAERVSLMKPYQINADVMKATGNPNVKFMHCLPAFHNEHTKVGREIEMAYGLKGLEVTEEVFESPNSIVFDEAENRMHTIKAVMVATLGD
- the arcA gene encoding arginine deiminase; this translates as MEKHYVGSEIGQLRSVMLHRPNLSLKRLTPSNCQELLFDDVLSVERAGEEHDIFANTLREQGVEVLLLTDLLTQTLDIAEAKAWLLDTQISDYRLGPTFAGDVRGWLADMPHRELARRLSGGLTYGEIPAAIKNMVVDTHTANDFIMKPLPNHLFTRDTSCWIYNGVSINPMAKPARQRETNNLRAIYRWHPAFADGDFIKYFGDENINYDHATLEGGDVLVIGRGAVLIGMSERTTPQGVEFLANSLFKHCQAERVIAVELPKHRSCMHLDTVMTHIDVDTFSVYPEVVRKDAQCWTLTPDGRGGLLRTQETDLLHAIEKALGISQVRLITTGGDAFEAEREQWNDANNVLTIRPGVVIGYERNVWTNEKYDKAGITVLPIPGDELGRGRGGARCMSCPLERDGI
- a CDS encoding YhcH/YjgK/YiaL family protein, giving the protein MIIGNIHHLQSWLPDALRQAIEHVKAHVTDATPLGKHDINGNSLFYLVSEDMTQPFAERRAEYHARYLDIQIVMKGQEGMTFSTLPHGTPDTDWLADKDIAFLPEGEQEKTVVLSEGDFVVFWPGEVHKPLCAVGAPAQVRKVVVKMLIG
- a CDS encoding YfcC family protein — encoded protein: MGKFKFPSAYTILFFLIAVVAALSWVVPAGQYQMAMNETLGKEVPIAGTYAHVAAHPQGLVSVLMAPIAGLYDPVSGQAGAIDVALFILIIGGFLGIVTKTGAIDAGIERVTTRLRGREEWMIPILMALFAAGGTIYGMAEESLPFYTLLVPVMLAARFDPVVAASTVLLGAGIGTLGSTINPFATVIAANAAGIPFTNGIALRVALLVIGWVICVAWVMRYARKVRQDPSLSIVADKQEENRAHFLGDKGEQSLEFTPVRKIILVIFALAFAVMIYGVAVLGWWMAEISAVFLASAIIVGLIARMSEEELTSTFINGARDLLGVALIIGIARGIVVIMDKGMITHTILHSAEGLVSGLSTVAFINVMYWLEVVLSFLVPSSSGLAVLTMPIMAPLADFANVNRDLVVTAYQSASGIVNLLTPTSAVVMGGLAIARVPYVRYLKWVAPLLGILTVVIMVALSLGALL
- the arcC gene encoding carbamate kinase translates to MERKPTLVVALGGNALLKRGEPLEAEIQRQNIEQAARTIAGLTEQWRVVLVHGNGPQVGLLALQNSAYDKVTPYPLDVLGAESQGMIGYMLQQALKNNLPQREVSVLLTQVEVDVADPAFSNPTKYIGPVYSEAQAKALAAEKGWVFKADGSYFRRVVPSPQPKRIVESDAITALIQRDHLVICNGGGGVPVVENANGYRGIEAVIDKDLSAALLARQIEADALLILTDADAVYLDWGKSTQRPLAQVTPELLRGMQFDAGSMGPKVAACREFVEACNGMAGIGALADGAEILAGEKGTLIRN
- the yagE gene encoding 2-keto-3-deoxygluconate aldolase; this translates as MPQSALFTGIIPPVSTIFTADGQLDKPGTAALIDDLIKAGVDGLFFLGSGGEFSQLSAEERKTIARFAIDHVDRRVPVLIGTGGTNARETIELSQHAQQAGADGIVVINPYYWKVSEANLIRYFEQVADSVTLPVMLYNFPALTGQDLTPALVKTLADSRSNIIGIKDTIDSVAHLRSMIHTVKAAHPHFTVLCGYDDHLFNTLLLGGDGAISASGNFAPQVSVNLLKAWRDKDVAKAAEYHQTLLQIPQMYQLDTPFVNVIKEAIVLCGRPISTHVLPPASPLDEPRKAQLKTLLQQLKLC